In Pseudomonadales bacterium, the genomic stretch CTTGATGCGATCCCAATGATCGGTGTGGGTATCGGCATGTACATCTTGTTCGTTACTGTTCCAGGCATGGCATAATCCTCTCTTTGTTTTTAATGAATTTAAATTTATTTAAAGCAGAGGTGCTGGAATGAACATAAATCTAACATTGATTGGTCAATCAATTTCGTTTTTGTTCTTCGTTGCATTTTGTATGAAGTTCATCTGGCCTGCATTAGCAGGTGCGATGGCTGAGCGTCAGGAAAAAATTGCCGAAGGTTTAGAAGCTGCATCACGTGCCGCTAAAGACCTTGAACTCGCGCAAGAAAAAGCAACCAGCCAAATGGCTGATGCAAAAAATGATGCTGCACAAATCATCGATCAAGCGAACAAGCGTGCCAATCAAATTATCGACGAAGCGAAAGAGCAAGCGTCTGAAGAAGCTGCGCGCATTAAAGCCGCTGCGGAAGCAGAAGTTGAGCAGCAAGTCGCCCGTGCTCGTGAAGAGTTACGTGGACAAGTTGCTACTTTAGCCATTGCTGGCGCTGAGAAAATCTTAGCTACTTCAGTTGATCAAACTGCACATCAAGCCATGCTAGATAGTTTAGCGGCTGAACTGTAACAAGAGGTTACTATGGCAGAATTGACAACTTTAGCGCGTCCATATGCCAAAGCGGCATTTGGTTTTGCTTTAGCGAATAATGACTTGGCCGCTTGGTCAGGCATGTTAGCAACGCTATCTGCAGTAACGCAAGATGATACCGTAAAAGCGGCTTTATCATCACCAGCGCTTACTGCTGAACAATCGGTTGCGCAAGTAAAAAACTTATTAGCAGACGAACTATCGACGCAGGGTGAAAACTTTGTGACCTTACTCGCTGACAATAAGCGTTTGACTTTGCTACCGATGATCGCAGAGCAATTTGAAGTGCTGAAAGCGAAGCAAGAAAAGTTAAGCCATGTTGAAATTACGTCGGCCTATGATGTTGATCAAGCGACGCAAGACAAATTGGCGAAAGCTCTTTCAGACAAATTAAACTGTAGTGTTGATATTGACACCACAGTTGATACCAATCTTATCGGCGGTGCAGTCGTTCGTGCCGGTGACTTAGTCATCGACAACTCTGTACGTAGCCGTTTAGCCAAACTCCACGAATCTTTGAATGCGTAAGAGTTTGAGGGATAAAGCATGCAGCAACTGAATCCATCAGAAATTAGCGAAATTATTAAGTCGCGTATTGAGAGCTTAGATGTACAAGCTGACGCGCAAAAC encodes the following:
- a CDS encoding F0F1 ATP synthase subunit delta, with translation MAELTTLARPYAKAAFGFALANNDLAAWSGMLATLSAVTQDDTVKAALSSPALTAEQSVAQVKNLLADELSTQGENFVTLLADNKRLTLLPMIAEQFEVLKAKQEKLSHVEITSAYDVDQATQDKLAKALSDKLNCSVDIDTTVDTNLIGGAVVRAGDLVIDNSVRSRLAKLHESLNA
- a CDS encoding F0F1 ATP synthase subunit B, which gives rise to MNINLTLIGQSISFLFFVAFCMKFIWPALAGAMAERQEKIAEGLEAASRAAKDLELAQEKATSQMADAKNDAAQIIDQANKRANQIIDEAKEQASEEAARIKAAAEAEVEQQVARAREELRGQVATLAIAGAEKILATSVDQTAHQAMLDSLAAEL